One Lysobacter enzymogenes DNA segment encodes these proteins:
- a CDS encoding tetratricopeptide repeat protein produces MLRNAEAELSAGRMEQALVGFNAAAQADPTRKEPWLRSAQLQFDAGNYGRAIVAAEEALKRDPNDKIADSVLTVSGLRVASKSLNRLQSSGALVSDAAQKEARDLATTMRNTMGRDFVLGEESKPTPRPQPKPASSRPSKKPAKPAAAQPKDDNPFN; encoded by the coding sequence TTGCTCCGTAACGCCGAAGCCGAATTGTCGGCCGGCCGCATGGAACAGGCGCTGGTCGGCTTCAACGCGGCCGCCCAGGCCGATCCGACGCGCAAGGAACCGTGGCTGCGCAGCGCGCAATTGCAGTTCGACGCCGGCAACTACGGCCGCGCGATCGTCGCCGCCGAAGAGGCGCTCAAGCGCGATCCCAACGACAAGATCGCCGACAGCGTGCTCACCGTGAGCGGGCTGCGGGTGGCGTCGAAGTCGCTGAACCGCCTGCAGAGCAGCGGTGCGCTGGTGTCCGACGCCGCGCAGAAGGAAGCCCGCGATCTCGCCACGACCATGCGCAACACCATGGGCCGCGATTTCGTCCTCGGCGAAGAGTCCAAGCCGACGCCGCGCCCGCAGCCCAAGCCGGCGTCGTCGCGTCCGTCCAAGAAGCCCGCCAAGCCCGCGGCCGCTCAGCCCAAGGACGACAACCCGTTCAACTGA
- the tssJ gene encoding type VI secretion system lipoprotein TssJ yields the protein MDTPRLSRIQHGRPSRFFLVFALGFALAAGGCSAPGGVKQAMGKSMEAFGLKKPAAPDPNVEYSVPLRLYAGENLNAGAEKKSLALVVRIYQLKDIQRFEQAPFEAFLDEKREKEALGGDLIEVNEILMTPGQRHEVQQKMPGAASHLGVVALFRSPATSRWRFSFEGRKAVKDGITIGLHACAMTATDTAALTTVLSSPANSLSSTNCSKPGR from the coding sequence ATGGACACCCCCCGCCTTTCGCGCATTCAGCATGGTCGCCCGTCACGGTTTTTCCTCGTCTTCGCTCTAGGGTTCGCGCTCGCGGCCGGCGGTTGTTCGGCGCCCGGCGGCGTCAAGCAAGCCATGGGCAAGAGCATGGAAGCCTTCGGCCTGAAGAAGCCCGCCGCGCCCGATCCCAACGTCGAATATTCGGTTCCGCTGCGGCTGTACGCGGGCGAGAACCTGAACGCCGGCGCCGAGAAGAAATCGCTGGCGCTGGTCGTGCGCATTTATCAGCTCAAGGACATCCAGCGTTTCGAACAGGCGCCGTTCGAGGCCTTCCTCGACGAGAAGCGCGAAAAAGAAGCGCTGGGCGGCGACCTGATCGAGGTCAACGAAATCCTGATGACGCCGGGCCAGCGCCACGAGGTGCAGCAGAAGATGCCCGGCGCGGCCAGCCACCTAGGCGTGGTCGCGTTGTTCCGCAGTCCGGCGACGAGCCGCTGGCGGTTTTCCTTCGAAGGCCGCAAGGCGGTCAAGGACGGGATCACCATCGGCCTGCACGCCTGTGCGATGACCGCGACCGACACCGCCGCGCTGACCACGGTGCTGTCGTCGCCGGCCAATTCGCTGTCCTCGACCAACTGCTCCAAACCCGGTCGCTGA
- the tssB gene encoding type VI secretion system contractile sheath small subunit codes for MAKKESIQKRLQKIRPPRVQLTYDVEKGDAIEQKEIPFVVGVLGDFSGKQEGPQPKIKDRKFVNVDMDNFDEVLEGMAPRAVYRVPNKISDAGGEFGVELNFKSMEDFRPEAVVQQVDPLRKLLEARTKLADLRNKLAGNEKLEDLLNEVLNNTEQLKKLGAQPEGQE; via the coding sequence ATGGCCAAGAAGGAAAGCATTCAGAAGCGGCTGCAGAAGATCCGGCCGCCGCGGGTCCAGTTGACCTACGACGTCGAGAAGGGCGACGCGATCGAACAGAAGGAGATTCCGTTCGTGGTCGGCGTGCTCGGCGATTTCAGCGGCAAGCAGGAAGGCCCGCAGCCGAAGATCAAGGACCGTAAGTTCGTCAACGTCGACATGGACAACTTCGACGAAGTGCTCGAAGGCATGGCGCCGCGCGCGGTCTATCGCGTCCCCAACAAGATCAGCGACGCCGGCGGCGAGTTCGGCGTCGAGCTGAACTTCAAGTCGATGGAAGACTTCCGCCCCGAAGCGGTGGTGCAGCAGGTCGATCCGCTGCGCAAGCTGCTGGAGGCGCGCACCAAGCTCGCCGACCTGCGCAACAAGCTGGCCGGCAACGAGAAGCTGGAAGACCTGCTCAACGAGGTGTTGAACAACACCGAGCAACTCAAGAAGCTCGGCGCCCAGCCGGAAGGGCAGGAGTGA
- the tssE gene encoding type VI secretion system baseplate subunit TssE yields the protein MKGFEPSLLEKLFDDEPKSPSAGRIFKSISVDQYKESVARDLEGLLNSRAAFTEDELKSFPQCQRSLMTFGLRDFSALSLANAFDRAAICRSLEQSIARHEPRLHSVRVALENHARSAGGLRFAIHALLDLQPAREPISFDAMLQPNTLQYSVVRQRRVAAV from the coding sequence ATGAAGGGATTCGAACCCAGCCTGCTGGAAAAGTTGTTCGACGACGAGCCCAAGTCGCCCTCGGCCGGACGCATCTTCAAGTCGATCTCGGTCGACCAGTACAAGGAATCGGTCGCCCGCGACCTGGAAGGCCTGCTCAACAGCCGCGCCGCCTTCACCGAAGACGAACTCAAGTCCTTCCCGCAGTGCCAGCGCTCGCTGATGACCTTCGGCCTGCGCGACTTCTCCGCCCTGAGCCTGGCCAACGCGTTCGACCGCGCGGCCATCTGCCGCTCGCTGGAGCAGTCCATCGCCCGCCACGAGCCGCGCCTGCACAGCGTCCGGGTCGCGTTGGAGAACCACGCGCGCAGCGCCGGCGGCCTGCGCTTCGCGATCCACGCCCTGCTCGACCTGCAGCCGGCGCGCGAACCGATCAGCTTCGACGCGATGCTGCAGCCCAACACCCTGCAGTATTCCGTCGTGCGCCAGCGACGGGTCGCGGCGGTCTGA
- the tssC gene encoding type VI secretion system contractile sheath large subunit: MNATQAAGASAAAAGTEELGLLDQIVEKSKVAKSAAEHERAKDIISELAREVLEGTVVVSDNLNLTLDARVAELDRLISDQLNAIMHAPQFQQLESSWRGLHYLCSQTSTGTQLKIKVFNAPKRELVKDFKSAIDFDQSSLFKKVYEEEFGTFGGSPFGALLGDYYIGRQAEDMYFVEQMSHVAAAAHAPFISAASEEMFGLETFTDLGKPRDMAKVFDTVEYAKWKSFRDSEDSRYVGLTLPRFLGRLPYNPKDGTVVEGFNFVEEVDGQDHSKYLWCNTAYAFGARLTKAFEDYAWCAAIRGVEGGGLVEDLPTHTFRTDDGEVALKCPTEVAITDRREKELSDLGFIPLVHCKNTDYAAFFGAQSSQKAKKYNTDSANANASLSAQLQYMFAVSRIAHYLKAMMREKIGSFASAGNVEDFLNRWIAQYVLLDDNATQDAKAEHPLREAAIQVSEVPGRPGVYRAVAFLRPHFQLDELSVSLRLVAELPAGAKKG, encoded by the coding sequence ATGAACGCTACGCAAGCCGCCGGCGCCAGCGCCGCCGCCGCCGGTACCGAGGAACTCGGCCTGCTCGACCAGATCGTCGAGAAGAGCAAGGTCGCCAAGTCCGCCGCCGAGCACGAGCGCGCCAAGGACATCATTTCCGAGCTCGCGCGCGAGGTGCTGGAAGGCACGGTCGTCGTCTCCGACAACCTCAACCTGACCCTCGACGCGCGCGTGGCCGAGTTGGACCGGCTGATCTCCGACCAGCTCAACGCGATCATGCACGCGCCGCAGTTCCAGCAGCTGGAAAGCTCCTGGCGCGGCCTGCACTACCTGTGCTCGCAGACCTCCACCGGCACCCAGCTCAAGATCAAGGTGTTCAACGCGCCCAAGCGCGAGCTGGTGAAGGACTTCAAGTCGGCGATCGACTTCGACCAGAGCTCGCTGTTCAAGAAGGTCTACGAGGAAGAGTTCGGCACCTTCGGCGGCTCGCCGTTCGGCGCCCTGCTCGGCGACTACTACATCGGCCGCCAGGCCGAGGACATGTACTTCGTCGAGCAGATGTCGCACGTCGCCGCCGCCGCGCACGCGCCGTTCATCTCGGCCGCGTCGGAGGAGATGTTCGGCCTGGAGACCTTCACCGACCTGGGCAAGCCGCGCGACATGGCCAAGGTGTTCGACACCGTCGAATACGCCAAGTGGAAGTCGTTCCGCGACTCCGAGGACAGCCGCTACGTCGGCCTGACCCTGCCGCGCTTCCTCGGCCGCCTGCCGTACAACCCCAAGGACGGCACGGTGGTGGAGGGCTTCAACTTCGTCGAGGAAGTCGACGGCCAGGACCACAGCAAGTACCTGTGGTGCAACACCGCCTACGCGTTCGGCGCGCGCCTGACCAAGGCCTTCGAGGACTACGCCTGGTGCGCGGCGATCCGCGGCGTGGAAGGCGGCGGCCTGGTCGAGGACCTGCCGACCCACACCTTCCGCACCGACGACGGCGAGGTCGCGCTGAAGTGCCCGACCGAGGTCGCCATCACCGACCGCCGCGAGAAGGAGCTCAGCGACCTGGGCTTCATCCCGCTGGTGCATTGCAAGAACACCGATTACGCCGCCTTCTTCGGCGCGCAGTCGTCGCAGAAGGCGAAGAAGTACAACACCGACTCGGCGAACGCCAACGCGTCGCTCTCGGCGCAGTTGCAGTACATGTTCGCGGTGTCGCGCATCGCCCATTACCTCAAGGCGATGATGCGCGAGAAGATCGGCAGCTTCGCTTCGGCCGGCAACGTCGAGGACTTCCTCAATCGCTGGATCGCGCAGTACGTGCTGCTCGACGACAACGCGACCCAGGACGCCAAGGCCGAGCATCCGTTGCGCGAAGCGGCGATCCAGGTATCGGAGGTGCCGGGCCGTCCCGGCGTCTACCGCGCGGTGGCGTTCCTGCGGCCGCACTTCCAGCTCGACGAGCTGTCGGTGTCCTTGCGTCTGGTCGCGGAACTTCCGGCGGGGGCCAAGAAGGGTTAG
- a CDS encoding Hcp family type VI secretion system effector, with amino-acid sequence MSNGNQELKQKPSIFLKIGPFKGESRDNDHKDWIELLDFHFEVVQPRSATGSSTGGHTAARSEISTINIVKEADLSSTAFLQAAANGSTLDKMTVNVRRADGKDGKAINYRVFEAMNIVVSKVRTYVGSNGLLMEDIQLSIATMKDTYTAQGIEGGPKGNSTFQYSWSKNTPQYTAS; translated from the coding sequence ATGTCTAATGGCAACCAAGAACTGAAGCAGAAGCCCAGCATTTTCCTCAAGATCGGTCCGTTCAAGGGCGAGTCCCGCGACAACGATCACAAGGACTGGATCGAGCTGCTCGATTTCCACTTCGAGGTCGTCCAGCCGCGCTCTGCGACCGGCTCCTCGACCGGCGGCCACACCGCCGCGCGTTCGGAGATCTCCACGATCAACATCGTCAAGGAAGCCGATCTGTCCTCGACTGCGTTCCTGCAGGCCGCGGCCAACGGTTCGACCCTCGACAAGATGACGGTCAACGTCCGCCGCGCCGACGGCAAGGACGGCAAGGCGATCAACTACCGCGTGTTCGAGGCGATGAACATCGTCGTCAGCAAGGTGCGCACCTACGTCGGCAGCAACGGCCTGCTGATGGAGGACATCCAGCTGTCGATCGCGACGATGAAGGACACCTACACCGCGCAGGGCATCGAAGGCGGCCCGAAGGGCAACAGCACCTTCCAGTACAGCTGGTCGAAGAACACCCCTCAGTACACCGCGAGCTGA